A portion of the Oxynema aestuarii AP17 genome contains these proteins:
- a CDS encoding N-acetylmuramoyl-L-alanine amidase produces MKLRVCSWLLPTAIAVLLLSSPANAARLESWRFDANENRLYFTTQGGVQPKAQLIANPTRLTIDLPGTTLGRPLQEQAIAKPGFDSIRVGQFESNITRLVIELKPGYTLNPQAVRFHGNSASEWVVELPNPEPIANGSDGGLNARNSDRRAIGAPSNPGEGGAGLVENIQVTPDGLFIRTRGNVAAVEVQHSRDRAQVYIDVRGATISTQLRSRQQMVARHGVKRFTLSETNNSPPVTRLTLELENPDAQWVASASNLGGIVLLPQDPRATISRGSSSSPPSVPSDRPVTIRSIDLENSGSQLSIRSDGPFTYSSGWDRSTGVYQITIPGAQLASGADRAQRFPNSSLLWVRLKQADPQTVQILVQPAAGVRIGTLTQSNPETLSLALERSSTTLNPPNRNLANAPSNRPFPAPTAQNRRERLVVVVDPGHGGRDPGAVGIGGLQEKNIVLPISQQVVSILEQNGVQAVITRRDDREIDLPPRVQLANRVNADIFVSIHANAIDMSRPDVNGIETYYYASGDRLARTIHNSILQTTRAGDRGVRQARFYVLRHTAMPAVLVEVGFVTGARDAPRLADPAYQQQMASAIARGILQYLQQNR; encoded by the coding sequence GTGAAGTTGCGCGTATGTTCATGGCTGCTACCGACGGCGATCGCCGTATTGTTGCTGTCGTCTCCGGCGAATGCGGCGAGGCTGGAATCGTGGCGTTTCGATGCTAACGAAAACCGACTCTACTTTACAACCCAAGGGGGAGTCCAACCCAAGGCTCAATTGATTGCCAATCCGACGCGCTTGACGATCGATTTACCGGGAACGACCCTGGGACGACCGTTACAGGAACAGGCGATCGCCAAACCGGGTTTTGATTCGATCCGGGTCGGACAGTTCGAGTCAAATATCACCCGCTTGGTGATCGAATTGAAACCCGGCTATACCCTCAACCCGCAAGCGGTGAGATTTCACGGTAATTCTGCCAGTGAGTGGGTGGTCGAACTGCCCAATCCCGAACCGATCGCCAATGGATCCGATGGCGGGTTGAACGCGCGAAATAGCGATCGCCGTGCGATCGGCGCCCCGTCGAATCCGGGAGAGGGAGGCGCGGGACTGGTCGAAAATATTCAAGTGACCCCCGACGGCTTATTTATCCGGACCCGAGGGAATGTCGCCGCCGTCGAAGTGCAGCACAGTCGCGATCGCGCCCAAGTCTACATCGACGTGCGCGGCGCGACAATTTCGACCCAACTGCGATCGCGCCAGCAAATGGTCGCCCGTCATGGGGTCAAGCGCTTCACCCTGTCGGAAACGAACAATTCTCCCCCGGTCACCCGTCTGACCTTAGAACTGGAGAACCCGGACGCCCAGTGGGTCGCCAGCGCCAGCAATCTCGGCGGGATCGTCCTGCTTCCCCAAGATCCGAGGGCCACGATCTCCCGAGGATCGTCTTCTTCCCCGCCGTCGGTCCCAAGCGATCGTCCCGTGACGATTCGCTCGATCGACTTGGAAAATAGCGGGTCGCAACTGTCGATTCGTTCGGACGGTCCGTTTACCTACAGCAGTGGCTGGGATCGCTCTACGGGAGTCTATCAAATCACGATTCCCGGCGCTCAGTTAGCCTCTGGGGCCGATCGCGCGCAGCGTTTTCCCAACAGTTCGTTATTGTGGGTGCGCCTCAAGCAAGCTGACCCGCAAACGGTCCAAATTCTCGTGCAGCCTGCGGCGGGAGTGCGGATCGGAACTTTAACTCAGTCGAATCCGGAAACGCTCTCCCTGGCCTTGGAGCGATCGTCAACAACCCTCAATCCTCCCAACCGCAATCTGGCGAATGCTCCCTCAAACCGTCCTTTTCCTGCCCCAACGGCTCAAAACCGTCGCGAACGCCTGGTGGTGGTTGTCGATCCCGGACATGGGGGCCGCGACCCCGGTGCGGTCGGGATCGGCGGCTTACAAGAAAAAAATATCGTTTTGCCGATCTCCCAACAAGTGGTCTCGATTCTCGAACAAAACGGCGTTCAAGCGGTGATTACCCGGCGCGACGATCGCGAAATCGATTTGCCCCCGCGCGTCCAACTGGCGAATCGGGTCAATGCGGATATTTTTGTCAGCATTCACGCCAACGCGATCGATATGAGTCGCCCTGATGTCAACGGGATCGAGACGTATTATTACGCCAGTGGCGATCGCCTCGCGCGCACGATTCACAACAGTATTTTGCAAACGACGAGAGCGGGCGATCGCGGCGTTCGTCAAGCGCGGTTTTACGTCCTCCGACACACGGCGATGCCTGCGGTTCTGGTAGAAGTCGGGTTTGTGACCGGGGCCCGCGACGCTCCCCGTCTGGCTGACCCGGCTTACCAGCAGCAAATGGCTTCCGCGATCGCCCGGGGTATATTACAGTACCTTCAACAAAATCGTTAG
- the sds gene encoding solanesyl diphosphate synthase yields MTSTTSLFSPVEADLRLLTENLKNLVGARHPILYAAAEHLFGARGKQVRPAIVLLLSKATLLDREITPRHRRLAEITEMIHTASLVHDDVVDESEVRRGIATVHSLFGNRVAVLAGDFLFAQSSWYLANLDNLEVVKLLSKVIMDLAEGEIRQGMNRFDTELSIEAYLEKSYYKTASLIANSSKAVGILSEVEPEIVEDLYEYGRHIGLAFQIVDDILDFTSSSESLGKPAASDLKSGNLTAPALYALAEKPALGVAIEREFAQEGDLEQAIALIHDSTGIQQARKLATHHAKLAVGHLESLAASPARQTLIKLADYVVSRLY; encoded by the coding sequence ATGACGTCAACCACCTCCCTCTTTTCCCCGGTTGAAGCAGACCTGAGGTTGCTCACAGAGAACCTCAAAAATCTGGTCGGAGCCCGCCACCCGATTTTGTACGCTGCGGCAGAACATCTTTTCGGGGCGCGGGGAAAACAGGTGAGACCAGCGATTGTCCTGTTACTCTCGAAAGCCACCCTGCTCGATCGCGAAATCACGCCTCGTCACCGTCGCCTGGCGGAGATTACCGAAATGATCCACACCGCCAGTCTCGTCCACGACGACGTTGTAGACGAATCGGAAGTCCGGCGGGGAATTGCCACAGTTCACAGCTTGTTCGGCAATCGGGTCGCCGTCTTGGCGGGAGACTTCTTGTTTGCCCAATCCTCTTGGTATTTGGCCAACTTAGATAATTTGGAAGTGGTCAAATTGCTGTCCAAAGTGATTATGGACTTGGCCGAAGGGGAGATCCGGCAGGGGATGAATCGATTTGACACCGAGTTGTCCATCGAGGCTTACCTGGAGAAGAGCTACTACAAAACGGCTTCGCTGATTGCCAACAGTTCCAAAGCCGTCGGGATCTTAAGTGAGGTCGAGCCGGAAATCGTCGAAGATCTCTATGAGTACGGACGCCATATCGGCTTGGCCTTTCAAATCGTCGATGATATTTTAGACTTCACCAGTTCGAGCGAATCCCTGGGCAAACCCGCCGCGTCGGATCTCAAAAGCGGTAATTTAACCGCCCCGGCTTTATATGCCTTGGCCGAAAAACCCGCCTTGGGGGTGGCGATCGAGCGGGAGTTCGCCCAAGAAGGGGATTTAGAGCAGGCGATCGCCCTGATTCACGATTCCACGGGCATCCAGCAAGCTCGCAAACTGGCAACCCACCATGCTAAACTGGCCGTCGGACATCTAGAGTCCCTTGCCGCTTCCCCCGCGCGTCAAACCTTGATAAAGCTTGCTGATTACGTCGTCAGCCGCCTGTATTAG
- the murI gene encoding glutamate racemase: MQNDLSSLSPDPRDRPTASEDARSAFAGAAPERAKIGIFDSGVGGLTVLRELYRQLPHESILYFADTARLPYGNRSQAEIIQFVREILHWMVPQGIKMAIMACNTSSALALDVVRSEFDLPILGLILPGARAAVSRGRRIGAIATPATAASNAYRRAIREMNPDARVWQVGCPEFVPLIERNRIHDPYTVEVAREYLAPLQEQQIDTLVYGCTHYPLLAPVFKTILPPSVALIDPAVHVVTAAAQELEMLGIRETLPALPTRFCVSGSPEEFARRAVPWLGCTPLVEKICLPTVEQQPLPVEAVE; this comes from the coding sequence ATGCAAAACGATTTATCCTCTCTCTCCCCCGACCCCCGCGACCGACCGACCGCCTCGGAAGACGCGCGCTCCGCTTTTGCAGGTGCGGCCCCGGAACGCGCCAAAATCGGTATTTTCGATAGTGGCGTGGGCGGCTTAACCGTTTTGAGAGAACTTTACAGGCAATTGCCCCACGAATCGATTCTTTATTTTGCCGATACCGCCCGCCTGCCTTACGGCAATCGCTCTCAAGCCGAAATTATCCAGTTCGTGCGCGAAATCCTGCACTGGATGGTTCCCCAAGGCATCAAAATGGCCATTATGGCCTGCAATACCAGTTCGGCCCTCGCCTTGGACGTGGTGCGATCGGAATTTGACTTGCCGATTTTGGGGTTGATTTTGCCCGGCGCCCGCGCGGCGGTCAGTCGGGGTCGGCGGATCGGCGCGATCGCCACTCCCGCCACCGCCGCCAGCAACGCCTACCGTCGGGCGATCCGTGAAATGAACCCAGACGCCAGAGTCTGGCAAGTCGGCTGTCCCGAATTCGTCCCCCTGATCGAGCGCAATCGCATTCACGATCCGTACACCGTGGAGGTCGCCCGAGAATATCTCGCCCCGTTACAAGAACAACAGATCGATACCTTGGTTTACGGTTGCACCCATTATCCCCTCTTAGCTCCGGTGTTTAAGACGATTCTGCCCCCGTCGGTCGCTTTAATCGACCCGGCGGTTCACGTGGTCACGGCGGCGGCGCAAGAGTTGGAAATGTTAGGGATCCGCGAAACCCTCCCGGCCCTACCGACGCGCTTTTGCGTGAGTGGCTCCCCCGAAGAGTTCGCCCGTCGGGCAGTTCCGTGGTTGGGTTGTACGCCTCTGGTGGAAAAAATTTGTTTGCCCACTGTCGAACAGCAGCCCTTACCCGTGGAAGCGGTGGAGTAG